In one Acomys russatus chromosome X, mAcoRus1.1, whole genome shotgun sequence genomic region, the following are encoded:
- the LOC127184740 gene encoding histone H2A-Bbd type 1, with amino-acid sequence MEGKQQKEIVSRSKRAELQFPVGRVDRFLREGNYSRRLSSSAPVFLAAVLESVTSNLLELAGEEAHINGKKRIAPEHVIRVVKKKRGLRRLFKTFFETLESDAN; translated from the coding sequence ATGGAaggcaaacaacaaaaagagatcgtTTCCCGCTCCAAAAGGGCCGAACTTCAGTTTCCGGTTGGTCGTGTTGACCGTTTCCTGAGAGAGGGGAACTACTCCCGGCGCCTGAGCTCCTCTGCACCGGTGTTCCTAGCTGCTGTTCTTGAGTCCGTGACCTCCAACCTCCTTGAACTGGCTGGCGAGGAAGCCCATATCAACGGCAAGAAGCGCATAGCTCCAGAACACGTGATCAgagttgtaaagaaaaaaagagggcttCGTAGACTCTTCAAAACCTTTTTTGAGACACTAGAATCTGATGCCAACTGA
- the LOC127184661 gene encoding huntingtin-interacting protein M, with product MSGKKNQEKPCSDNKQMEDTTSSSSRLEVQVPVNYVYRLLQEEQYTPCLGSTTSDFLLAMLDYLTDYMLEVVGSEASITSQQDSPQNGERRGDNNCEPSQAFKNAPFSLFDEIPGPRRNG from the coding sequence ATGTCGGGgaagaagaaccaagaaaaacCTTGCAGTGACAACAAGCAGATGGAAGATACTACGTCGTCTTCTTCTAGGCTTGAGGTACAGGTTCCTGTCAACTATGTGTATCGCCTACTGCAGGAGGAGCAGTATACCCCCTGTCTAGGTTCCACCACTTCAGATTTCCTCCTTGCCATGCTTGATTACCTTACCGACTACATGCTGGAGGTGGTGGGCTCCGAAGCCAGCATCACCAGCCAACAAGACAGTCCTCAAAACGGAGAGAGACGAGGAGACAACAACTGTGAACCCTCTCAGGCCTTCAAGAACGCACCTTTCTCTCTGTTTGATGAGATACCTGGACCCAGAAGGAATGGCTGA